A single Syntrophorhabdaceae bacterium DNA region contains:
- a CDS encoding Fic/DOC family N-terminal domain-containing protein — MAPVNYHYGKFPPEKVNWADLISLIGPANAAIARYDGVLSAIPNSTILLSPLITQEAVLSSRIEGTQATMGEVLEYEAEGEKAGMSAEKRDDIMEVLNYREAMRHAVNMLKELPLCLRIVLETHKILLNNVRGHGKSPGQYRRVPNWIGPAGCTMETARYVPISAERLPQAMGDWEKYIHGDAPDKLVQLAILHAEFEALHPFLDGNGRLGRMLIPLFLSQSGLIQSPMFYISAYFETHRDEYYERLLAVSRDEDWTGWSAFFLRAIQEQAEQNREKAHAILALYNTKKSDMVAQTHSQYAIHALDWIFQRPIFRSSDFVRSSSIPKPTASRILAVLKESKMLAELVPGRGRRAAVLAFSELLNIAEGRNAF; from the coding sequence GTGGCGCCGGTCAATTATCACTATGGCAAATTTCCTCCTGAAAAAGTCAACTGGGCCGACCTCATCTCCCTGATCGGGCCGGCCAATGCCGCTATAGCCCGTTACGACGGAGTGCTGTCTGCAATACCCAATTCAACCATATTGTTGAGCCCTTTGATAACTCAGGAGGCTGTTCTTTCTTCCCGCATCGAAGGCACCCAGGCGACGATGGGGGAAGTGCTGGAGTATGAGGCCGAAGGAGAGAAGGCCGGCATGTCAGCCGAGAAACGGGATGACATTATGGAGGTCCTCAATTATCGTGAAGCCATGCGTCACGCCGTGAATATGCTCAAGGAATTGCCTTTATGCCTGCGAATTGTTTTGGAAACCCACAAAATACTTTTAAACAACGTGCGGGGACATGGCAAGTCGCCGGGGCAGTATAGAAGGGTTCCGAATTGGATCGGGCCGGCCGGCTGCACCATGGAAACGGCCAGGTACGTGCCTATTTCCGCTGAACGGCTGCCTCAAGCCATGGGGGATTGGGAAAAGTATATTCATGGCGACGCCCCTGACAAGCTGGTGCAGCTTGCCATCCTTCATGCCGAGTTCGAGGCGCTCCATCCCTTCCTGGACGGAAACGGTCGCCTCGGCCGCATGTTGATACCCCTCTTTCTCTCTCAATCCGGTCTGATTCAGAGCCCCATGTTCTATATCAGCGCCTATTTTGAGACTCACCGTGATGAGTATTATGAAAGGCTCCTTGCCGTATCTCGGGATGAAGACTGGACTGGCTGGAGCGCGTTCTTTCTCAGGGCGATCCAGGAGCAGGCCGAGCAAAATAGAGAAAAGGCGCATGCCATACTGGCTCTTTACAATACCAAAAAGTCGGATATGGTGGCCCAGACACATTCGCAGTATGCCATTCACGCTCTGGATTGGATATTTCAGCGGCCCATATTCCGGAGTAGCGACTTCGTGAGATCTTCATCCATTCCCAAGCCAACTGCCTCGAGAATCCTTGCGGTCCTTAAAGAGAGCAAGATGCTCGCGGAGCTCGTTCCCGGAAGAGGACGGAGAGCTGCAGTCCTTGCATTCAGCGAGTTATTGAATATTGCGGAGGGACGCAATGCGTTTTGA
- a CDS encoding site-specific DNA-methyltransferase encodes MHAKARQVSEFIDNDLLKIVEEAFGHVDEARKNSLKAKIEEAITTAQKFGAPDPEATDAVKEARVQYEAVADTASAEADIYDHLYRFFERYYDDGDFISRRYYARETEGRAAPFAVPYNGEEVKLHWANADQYYIKTAEYFTNFTFDLSKAARAQIERNRKEKAGDKDTLFDLSDKDPLDDLKVHFLIVEASEGEHGNVKASETTKRFFLIHKDRPIELNDREELTVNFEYRPDPEKSGQEGTHREKRNAEAMETILHALEEMAKGEASPRLEKYGQLLRTPSPTDSDKKRPLLAKYINQYTARNTMDYFIHKDLGGFLHRELDFYIKNEIMRLDDIENADVPSVESYLAKIKVLRLIAGKLIDFLAQLEDFQKKLWLKKKFVIETNYCVTLDRIPEVLYPEITSNEAQHDEWIRLFSIDEIETVPGDLATPDIPGYSKPLTVHFLKTHNKMVLDTQFFDDTFKEQLISSIEGFDEQCDGLLIHSENFQALSQLRERYREQMECIYIDPPYNTSENAFLYKNGYKHSSWLAMLSDRIRVASLFTPKSGVFMGAIDDTEYSNLKTALSDTFGDDNYVGTIAVEVNPAGQNIRPNVPARSHDYFHIFANDIESINMVLRGLTAKEREQYKERDTKGYFYWDNLRRRGGNSRPSDRPKQWFPLFIDGAQVRVPTMDWSEHAKKWLVKEAPLQGETEVWPIDPKGEERIWRVNVEGARQGIAEGEISVIEKAGRLEVSKKSREPEGKKPKTFWSEPKYSATSHGSKLLLDILGSGLHFSYPKSIHLTTDAIRYWADQSAQVLDFFAGSGTTGHAVMNLNREDGGRRKYILVEMGDYFDTVLKPRIAKVVYSDSWRDGKPVARETGISHCFKYLRLESYEDTLNNLRFDDDAGRIKAIASNTFLIEDYMLHYLLDVETRGSQSLLNIDAFSDPTAYRLMVKKPGSDEHVTRHVDLVETFNYLIGLRVTHIAVPQSFAAAFAHILDPELPEDQHTKLILDGKIKQDIQGPWWFRKIEGWVPADPSNPGNGHREKVLIVWRKLTGDMEQDNLMLDEWFEKNRISTRDFEFDTIYVNGSNNLPNLQKEGDNWKVRLIEDEFMKRMWDVEGV; translated from the coding sequence ATGCATGCCAAGGCCCGGCAGGTCTCGGAATTTATCGACAATGACCTTCTCAAAATAGTCGAGGAGGCTTTCGGCCATGTTGACGAGGCTCGCAAGAATAGCCTCAAGGCAAAGATAGAGGAGGCAATTACCACGGCCCAAAAATTCGGGGCTCCTGACCCTGAGGCGACGGACGCGGTAAAGGAAGCCCGGGTCCAATATGAAGCGGTTGCGGATACGGCCTCGGCGGAAGCCGACATATATGATCACCTCTACAGGTTTTTTGAACGGTACTATGACGACGGCGATTTCATCTCCCGCCGCTACTATGCGAGGGAAACGGAAGGTCGCGCTGCTCCTTTTGCGGTCCCTTACAACGGAGAGGAGGTTAAGCTCCACTGGGCCAATGCAGACCAGTACTATATTAAGACTGCGGAATACTTCACCAACTTTACCTTCGATCTTTCTAAAGCGGCAAGAGCCCAGATCGAAAGGAACCGCAAAGAAAAAGCGGGCGATAAGGACACTCTTTTCGATCTCTCCGATAAAGACCCTCTCGATGACCTCAAGGTCCATTTTCTTATCGTCGAAGCGAGCGAGGGAGAGCACGGCAATGTAAAAGCATCGGAGACCACGAAGCGCTTCTTCCTCATCCACAAGGATAGACCCATAGAGCTGAACGACAGAGAAGAGTTGACCGTCAACTTCGAGTACCGGCCTGATCCTGAAAAATCAGGCCAGGAAGGTACCCACCGCGAAAAACGCAACGCCGAGGCAATGGAAACAATTCTGCACGCCTTAGAAGAAATGGCCAAAGGCGAGGCATCTCCTCGCCTGGAAAAATATGGGCAACTGTTAAGAACCCCTTCCCCCACGGATTCAGACAAAAAACGGCCTCTCCTGGCGAAATATATCAACCAGTATACGGCCCGCAACACCATGGACTATTTCATCCATAAGGACCTTGGCGGCTTTCTCCACCGGGAACTCGATTTCTATATCAAGAATGAAATAATGCGTCTCGACGACATCGAAAACGCCGACGTGCCCTCCGTTGAGTCATATCTTGCGAAAATAAAGGTCCTTCGGCTAATTGCGGGCAAACTCATCGATTTCCTCGCGCAACTCGAAGACTTCCAGAAGAAACTCTGGTTAAAAAAGAAGTTCGTTATCGAGACAAATTACTGTGTCACCCTTGACCGGATACCCGAGGTGCTTTATCCCGAGATAACCTCGAATGAGGCGCAACATGACGAGTGGATACGCCTGTTTTCGATTGATGAGATCGAGACAGTGCCCGGTGACTTAGCTACCCCTGATATACCAGGTTATTCAAAGCCCCTCACGGTGCATTTTCTTAAAACTCACAACAAGATGGTGCTTGATACTCAGTTCTTTGACGATACGTTTAAGGAACAACTTATTTCCTCAATTGAAGGATTTGACGAACAGTGTGATGGCTTGCTGATTCATTCGGAAAATTTCCAGGCATTGAGTCAGTTACGGGAGCGCTATCGAGAGCAGATGGAATGTATCTATATTGATCCGCCCTATAATACTTCTGAGAATGCTTTCTTATATAAGAACGGCTACAAACATTCTTCGTGGCTTGCTATGTTGTCCGATAGGATTAGAGTAGCCTCGCTATTCACCCCAAAATCTGGTGTGTTTATGGGCGCGATCGACGACACCGAGTATTCAAACCTCAAGACTGCGTTGTCTGACACTTTTGGAGACGACAATTATGTGGGCACTATTGCCGTCGAAGTAAACCCAGCAGGTCAAAATATTAGGCCAAACGTCCCGGCGCGGAGCCATGATTATTTTCATATTTTTGCAAATGATATCGAATCAATAAACATGGTCCTAAGGGGACTCACCGCCAAGGAACGAGAGCAATACAAGGAAAGGGACACAAAAGGTTATTTTTATTGGGATAATTTGCGTCGAAGGGGAGGTAACTCGCGACCCTCAGACAGGCCCAAACAATGGTTCCCCTTGTTTATAGATGGCGCTCAGGTCAGAGTTCCAACAATGGACTGGAGCGAGCATGCAAAAAAATGGCTTGTAAAGGAAGCCCCGCTACAGGGAGAAACTGAAGTATGGCCAATTGACCCCAAAGGTGAGGAGCGTATATGGCGCGTCAATGTAGAGGGCGCAAGGCAGGGAATTGCCGAAGGCGAGATATCTGTTATCGAGAAAGCCGGTAGATTGGAGGTGTCGAAAAAGTCGCGAGAACCCGAAGGAAAAAAACCAAAAACATTCTGGTCGGAGCCAAAATACTCGGCCACATCCCACGGATCAAAGTTGCTCCTCGACATTCTTGGATCCGGGTTGCATTTCAGTTATCCAAAATCAATACATCTCACCACTGATGCAATTCGGTACTGGGCAGATCAATCAGCGCAGGTACTGGATTTTTTTGCTGGCTCGGGCACGACCGGCCACGCGGTTATGAACCTCAACCGCGAAGACGGCGGACGTCGTAAGTACATCCTTGTGGAAATGGGTGACTATTTCGATACTGTTCTAAAACCGCGTATTGCCAAAGTGGTCTATTCCGATAGCTGGAGGGACGGTAAACCGGTCGCCCGTGAGACCGGCATCTCCCATTGCTTCAAATACCTACGCCTCGAATCCTATGAGGATACCCTCAATAACCTGCGCTTCGATGACGATGCTGGGCGCATTAAGGCCATCGCTTCTAACACTTTCCTCATAGAAGACTACATGCTCCACTACCTGCTGGATGTGGAGACCAGGGGCAGCCAATCTCTTTTGAACATCGATGCCTTTAGTGATCCTACAGCGTATAGACTGATGGTGAAAAAGCCGGGCAGCGACGAACATGTCACCCGGCATGTCGATCTTGTGGAGACGTTTAATTACCTGATTGGCCTGAGGGTGACACACATTGCGGTACCACAATCTTTCGCGGCCGCATTTGCCCATATCCTTGATCCTGAACTGCCCGAGGACCAACACACAAAGCTTATCCTCGATGGGAAGATAAAACAGGATATCCAGGGCCCTTGGTGGTTCAGAAAAATCGAGGGCTGGGTTCCCGCCGACCCATCAAACCCGGGCAACGGTCATCGGGAAAAGGTGCTTATCGTTTGGCGAAAGCTTACGGGCGATATGGAACAGGACAATCTCATGCTCGACGAGTGGTTCGAAAAGAACCGCATCAGCACGAGGGATTTCGAATTCGATACCATTTACGTCAACGGGAGCAACAATCTCCCGAACCTCCAGAAAGAAGGGGATAACTGGAAGGTCCGTCTGATAGAGGATGAGTTCATGAAACGAATGTGGGATGTTGAGGGGGTGTGA
- a CDS encoding SNF2-related protein, whose amino-acid sequence MTTDYHAKYYAYELSRTGGSGVDRLGRALFDACVDLNPHQIEAALFALRSPISKGVLLADEVGLGKTIEAGLVLCQYWAERRRHLLVICPASLRKQWELELSEKFNLPSIVLDAKAFRDQQKNGRPNPFRDSRIVICSMHYAAGKADELKQIPWDLVVIDEAHKLRNSYRQSNQIGQKIRMATEDRKKLLLTATPLQNSLLELYGLSTLIDERFFGELASFRAQYLNYGGDIPGLRDRLKAFCWRTLRSQVVEFVSFTERRLITRPFKPTEQEHKLYEAVSAYLKRDDAYALPSGQKHLLILLVRKVLASSPHAVAGTLEIMRNRLLRLQDEVRSNASVLTRLISDEEIDDDVLDELLEDEEDNLVDADSMPVEVPSEAVEKPIDLKKLAHEIQELEDYIRWARGIGIDTKTKALVAALEIGFRKMEEMGAAQKVVVFTESRRTQAWLKEFLEGSGYAGQVLTFNGTNKDDASGQVYQEWLIANRDSGRATGSKQIDLRTAIIDRFQSHARILIATEAGAEGLNLQFCSAIVNFDLPWNPQRIEQRIGRCHRYGQKHDVVVINFLNERNEADRRVYELLDQKFNLFTGIFGASDDVLGSIESGIDFEKRVLEIYQECRTEEEIQAAFERLQTDLDEEIQTRMRDTRRLLMENFDEDVHARLKVNLSGAQEKLDRIGRLFWMLTKHVLQDLARFDDPNLSFLLDSSPISGATPGHYHLISKDRENVPGEYLYRLSHPLGEHVIAEGVSYECPTAEVEFDMSNHPTRILMVEKLKGKSGWLRLRHVRIDSFDRVEFLLFTAVDDQGNNIDQETCEKLFNCRGRTRQAVDLPQDSRDRLGADSERYTEATIARNLEENNQHFTEACRQLDKWAEDMEMAAQKELDDIKRQVRDLQRRSRQAPTIEEQHGLQEEIGRLERKKRTLRERIFDIEDEITAKRDHLVDQLVKRMQQKTTVTPAFTIRWSVV is encoded by the coding sequence AGATTGAGGCGGCCCTTTTTGCCCTCCGCTCTCCTATCTCCAAGGGGGTGCTTCTCGCCGACGAAGTTGGCCTTGGCAAGACCATTGAGGCGGGTCTTGTACTGTGCCAATACTGGGCGGAGCGGCGGCGCCATCTTTTGGTGATCTGCCCTGCCTCTCTCCGCAAACAATGGGAGTTGGAACTTTCTGAAAAGTTCAACCTCCCCTCTATAGTTCTCGATGCAAAAGCCTTTCGGGACCAGCAGAAAAATGGCAGACCGAATCCCTTCAGAGATAGCAGGATAGTCATCTGTTCCATGCATTACGCAGCAGGCAAAGCGGACGAACTCAAACAAATCCCGTGGGACCTTGTCGTCATCGATGAAGCACATAAGCTCCGCAATTCCTACCGCCAGAGTAATCAGATAGGTCAGAAAATCCGTATGGCCACGGAAGACCGCAAAAAGCTCCTTTTGACCGCCACGCCACTTCAAAATTCGCTCCTGGAGCTGTATGGCCTCTCCACCCTTATCGATGAACGTTTTTTCGGTGAGCTTGCCTCCTTTCGCGCCCAGTATCTTAATTACGGAGGCGATATCCCGGGACTAAGAGATCGCCTCAAGGCCTTCTGCTGGCGCACTCTGCGTAGCCAGGTGGTCGAGTTCGTTTCTTTCACGGAGCGAAGACTCATTACACGCCCCTTCAAGCCCACGGAACAAGAGCACAAACTCTATGAGGCCGTGTCGGCCTATCTGAAACGCGATGATGCGTACGCTCTGCCATCGGGACAGAAACACCTCCTCATCCTCCTGGTCCGTAAAGTACTTGCTTCCTCCCCCCATGCCGTAGCAGGTACACTGGAAATCATGAGAAACAGGCTTCTCAGGCTCCAGGATGAGGTCAGGAGCAATGCATCGGTGTTGACGCGCCTCATATCCGACGAAGAGATTGACGACGATGTCCTCGACGAGCTTCTCGAGGACGAGGAGGATAACCTCGTCGACGCTGACAGCATGCCCGTGGAGGTCCCGTCCGAGGCGGTAGAAAAGCCGATTGACCTCAAAAAGCTAGCCCATGAGATACAAGAGCTTGAAGATTATATCCGGTGGGCGAGGGGCATCGGCATAGACACAAAAACAAAGGCCCTCGTCGCGGCCCTTGAGATCGGTTTTAGAAAAATGGAGGAGATGGGTGCAGCGCAGAAGGTGGTGGTCTTCACCGAATCGCGGCGCACCCAGGCCTGGCTCAAGGAGTTTCTTGAAGGCAGCGGATATGCCGGTCAGGTGCTTACCTTCAACGGCACGAACAAAGATGATGCATCGGGCCAGGTCTATCAGGAGTGGCTCATTGCCAACCGGGACTCGGGCCGGGCCACCGGCTCCAAACAGATTGACCTCCGCACGGCCATCATTGACCGCTTTCAATCGCATGCGCGCATCCTCATAGCGACAGAGGCGGGTGCGGAAGGCCTTAACCTTCAGTTTTGCTCGGCCATCGTCAATTTCGACCTGCCCTGGAACCCGCAAAGGATAGAGCAGCGCATCGGAAGATGCCACAGGTATGGTCAGAAACATGATGTGGTGGTTATCAATTTCCTGAATGAACGGAATGAGGCAGACCGCCGCGTATATGAGTTATTGGATCAGAAATTTAACCTCTTTACCGGCATCTTCGGTGCGTCCGATGATGTACTCGGTTCCATTGAGTCCGGGATTGATTTTGAGAAGCGCGTCCTTGAAATTTATCAGGAATGCCGCACGGAAGAGGAAATTCAAGCAGCCTTTGAACGTCTGCAGACCGACCTCGATGAGGAGATCCAGACAAGGATGCGGGACACCAGAAGGCTCCTCATGGAGAATTTCGATGAGGACGTCCACGCGAGGCTCAAAGTCAACTTGTCCGGCGCCCAGGAGAAACTCGACAGGATCGGGCGGCTCTTCTGGATGCTCACAAAGCACGTCCTTCAGGATTTGGCCCGGTTCGACGACCCGAACCTTTCCTTTCTTCTCGATTCCTCCCCCATCTCCGGGGCTACTCCCGGACACTATCATCTCATTTCAAAAGATAGAGAGAATGTACCGGGCGAATACCTTTACAGGCTGAGCCACCCCCTCGGTGAGCACGTCATTGCAGAGGGTGTATCGTACGAGTGCCCCACGGCGGAGGTGGAATTCGACATGAGCAACCATCCCACCAGGATCTTGATGGTGGAGAAGCTCAAGGGAAAATCCGGCTGGCTCCGTCTCCGGCACGTGCGGATAGACTCGTTCGACCGGGTAGAATTCCTGCTCTTTACCGCGGTTGACGACCAGGGCAACAACATAGACCAGGAGACGTGCGAGAAGCTCTTCAACTGCAGGGGCCGAACCCGCCAGGCGGTTGACTTGCCTCAAGACTCCCGGGATCGCTTAGGCGCCGATTCCGAAAGGTATACAGAGGCTACGATTGCCCGTAACCTGGAAGAAAACAATCAGCACTTCACCGAGGCGTGCCGGCAGCTCGACAAATGGGCGGAAGACATGGAGATGGCCGCGCAGAAGGAGCTGGACGATATAAAACGCCAGGTCCGGGATCTGCAGCGCAGAAGCCGCCAGGCCCCCACCATTGAGGAGCAGCACGGCCTGCAGGAAGAGATTGGCAGGCTTGAACGCAAGAAACGCACCCTGCGGGAGCGGATTTTTGACATTGAGGACGAGATTACCGCCAAGAGGGACCACCTCGTAGATCAGCTCGTAAAGCGCATGCAGCAAAAAACAACGGTCACACCGGCCTTTACTATACGGTGGAGTGTGGTATGA